The following coding sequences lie in one Miscanthus floridulus cultivar M001 chromosome 9, ASM1932011v1, whole genome shotgun sequence genomic window:
- the LOC136480236 gene encoding uncharacterized mitochondrial protein AtMg00810-like: protein MYCSQPTGFADPALLDHVCKLNKSLYEMKQAPHAWYSRFAAYLLTLGFTEAKSDTSLFIYRRGTETVYLLLYVDDIVLTASSQQLLLHMIAALKKEFAMKDLGPLHHFLGVAVQQHRDTLILSQRQYTLDILDRHGMSGCNPCSTPVDTCAKVSAYAGPPMDDPTAYCSLAGALQYLTFTRPDIAYAVQQICLHMHDPRETHLIAAKGILRYLQGTISYGLVIPRSAPTQLVIYTDADWAGCPDTRRSTSGYAVFLGGSLVSWSSKRQPTVSRSSAEAEYRVVANGVGEASWLQQLLQELHHPLKTASLIYCDNVSAVYLSTNPVQHQRTKHVEIDLHFVRERVTIGTVRVLHVPTTSQYTDVFTKGLPSSVFMEFRSSLNVRPSNVPTGQALWAPIYL from the coding sequence ATGTACTGCTCTCAGCCCACCGGGTTCGCTGATCCTGCTCTCCTGGACCATGTTTGCAAGCTCAACAAGTCTCTCTACGAGATGAAGCAGGCACCCCATGCGTGGTACAGCCGGTTTGCCGCTTACCTGCTCACCTTGGGCTTCACTGAAGCCAAGTCAGACACCTCCCTGTTCATATACCGACGCGGCACCGAGACAGTATATTTGCTcctctatgtggatgacatcgtcctCACTGCCTCCTCTCAGCAGCTCCTCCTCCATATGATTGCTGCCCTGAAGAAGGAATTTGCTATGAAAGACCTTGGTCCCTTGCATCACTTCCTAGGCGTGGCGGTTCAGCAACACAGGGACACTCTCATCCTCTCACAGCGCCAATACACCCTGGACATCCTTGATCGACATGGCATGAGCGGCTGCAATCCCTGCTCTACCCCCGTCGACACTTGTGCCAAGGTATCTGCATATGCTGGCCCTCCTATGGATGATCCCACAGCCTACTGTAGTCTTGCAGGTGCTCTCCAGTACCTGACGTTCACCCGCCCCGACATTGCATATGCCGTTCAGCAAATTTGCCttcacatgcatgatccccgAGAGACTCACCTGATCGCTGCCAAGGGGATCCTTCGCTACCTTCAAGGCACCATCAGCTATGGCCTGGTCATCCCCCGGTCTGCCCCGACTCAGCTCGTCATTTACACTGATGCTGACTGGGCAGGCTGCCCGGACACTCGCCGCTCCACCTCTGGATACGCTGTCTTCCTCGGTGGCAGCCTCGTCTCCTGGTCATCCAAAAGGCAACCCACAGTCTCTCGGTCGAGTGCCGAAGCCGAGTACCGTGTTGTTGCCAACGGTGTCGGCGAAGCTTCATGGCTACAGCAACTTCTACAGGAACTGCACCACCCCCTGAAGACTGCCTCCCTCATCTACTGCGACAATGTCAGCGCcgtctacctctccaccaaccccgtTCAGCATCAACGCACCAAGCACGTGGAAATCGACCTTCACTTCGTCCGTGAACGGGTCACCATTGGCACTGTCCGCGTCCTACATGTTCCCACAACGTCGCAGTACACGGATGTCTTCACCAAGGGGCTTCCTTCTTCTGTCTTCATGGAATTTCGCTCCAGTCTGAACGTTCGTCCTAGCAACGTTCCAACTGGTCAGGCCCTTTGGGCCCCTATATATTTGTAA